The following nucleotide sequence is from Drosophila takahashii strain IR98-3 E-12201 chromosome 3L, DtakHiC1v2, whole genome shotgun sequence.
GAAAATTTCTGCAATCGTCCGCTTTTGTCGCACGAATTTGAATTTCCAATTTAATTGCTGTACTTGTActctatttaattttaatgcatcGATTGCATTACATTCTAACGCTTTCGCTATTGTTCTCTCGCTTTTCGCTCTCTTTGTGATTTCCTTAACATTTTCTGCATTTGCAttagtgtttgttgttgctgttattGCTGTGTCGTCGtttttattgttgctgttgttgttgttgttccacTCCATCCACAAAATAATTGAGTGCGCTCCACTTTGGTGCGAGGGAGACGGAAAACTCTTCGCACGCACACAACCTCACGTTTTGCGTTTTCTTTTCTCGCCCTATTCACGTACTTTCCACTTTTCAATCTCGAATTAGTCGCTCGAGAACTTGTCGCGATCCGTTTTTTATCTATTTACACGTTGCACTTAATTTTAGTTACTATTTTGCACTATATTACGGGCTTTTCAACTCCTCGAAAATTGCCTTCCTCGTCTCGTCAGCGTCGCGTATAGAAATTAGATCTGGGAAAACCACTCACGAACAACGAGGGTATCGAAATGAGTACTATCGATGTTTATCCATCTCTAATAGAAATAGTTAGGGTATTCCCTGAATGGAGTTGTTCATTTTAGATCAGTTGTTCCAAATGAactaaattttcattaaatcatttaaaaccAGACTTGTTTTAGTCATTGGAAAGCCATGATAACTCGGCAACATTCTGGTAGGCGTTTACGAATTATTtactcttaaaataaattttaaattatattttaaaccatGGAGCctttagatatttaaaaaacaacaaattcaaaatagtttttattaaaaactttttaacaattttctaGTCGACCTAGTtttcaatttcgattttaactTGTATAACCgatttaacttttatttttgctgaaatatatatatcgatattatggtggaaaaatattcaacgaaattttaatcgagaaatatcgatatatgGCTACATCACATATTTTTCACATCTCTAGTACCAATCGTGTGTTTCGACTTTTCcaggcccaaaaaaaaacgattttcccTGCTGAAAAGTGCTTTTCGCGCAAGGAATCTTCGATGTGGTCGCTTTAAGCCAGCAGCAAGATTgcattttcgaaattttccgcCTGCAGCTGGCCCTGGACGTGCTTTGTATCCGTGGAGAACAGAGACGCAAAGGTTGGGACACCCACCTCCACACCTACATACATATCGACATCTAAACCAACATCGTCCACGCGTGTGTGTGTCCGTGCTTTAAGGTGGACCAGGTTGACATCCAAGTTTAAAGGTGTACCAGTAGAGTGGTCCCCATAATAATAAACTCTAAAATCATCGTTTTAGgattgaatacatttttaatgaaaataataataatataaagatTCTATAGAACTagggaaaacaattttattgtagCCGTAATCGGATTtactttcttaaaatttttaaaaatattctactagtttaaaaactaaaacaccAAAAGAATTTTCGATTTTAGTTAGCCTTTataagtaaaattttaatacttcttaatttttcacaaattatGTTCAATATTAGTTTTGATTCACCGTTAAAGATAGTTTGTTCGCTAAAAAAGCTTGAATAAACCAAAGGTTCACCTTAATGTCCATGGATTCGAAAGAATGAATGTGTGTGCGTTTTACATAGCATGTCTATGTGTGGGCGGTGCAAAAGTTTGTggaggaaaaggaaaataaatcagAATCACCCCTCCAGTGTCGAAATAGTGAAGTTTAATAAAGCTAAATATCTTTAATGATTTTACTAAACAACTTGTACATgtaatttggaaaaatattgataagtTTTATCCTTAAAATGAAGTAATGCTATGGTCAATGGTCCGTAACTGCTTGCAGTTCAAAAGTCGCTTGAAAAGAGATAAAACTAATCaagattaaaattattaattaaaatttcatatctAATGTCGGTAAATCAAGTTTATCAACCAAAATGTAACTCTTTTAAAGTTCCCGAGATAGGAAACCATAAAATACTTCAAGTAACAGGTTTTAAAATGTGCCAGGAAATTCAGAATTAAGTTATTGTACTACGATCTGCACTTAATACGGCTTGGGTGAAATGTGGAAGATATAAGATATTTATCGATTCCCATCCACAATCCAGTAATTATGGAATTCAGCCAACCTCTTGATGTTAACACGCAATTTATTATCGTTTACCATTTAATTAATGACCAAACTTCCATTTGACCTGCAGATAGACGCCGTGTGGGGTTGGGTTGCTTCCGGCCCGCTGCGCTTAGCAGCGAACAGAATGGGCGACCTGCCGGGATCGGGCTCCACGGCCCAACCACGGGATGCTGGTAAGTAAGCCGAAATAATCAaccatatttcatattttgtcaaaaaaaaaattatagtaaAAATTCCCAATTGTTGATGAAAAATGGTCGATTGTCAAAGTAAAAGTCTAACTTCTTTGCTTGTACTTCTCTCTCGaacttgtattattattatttagatCATTTctataacaataaaatatatgaaatttttCTAACTCAAAGTCATTTTCATCCTTTTTCTTGATCAGCTGTCACCGGAACAGGTAATTCCACGGCTGGTGGCGGCTCCTCCGTTGGATCGACGGCAGTGGACAGACCCCCGTCGCCCGCCCGCCTCTCCCACACGTCCGAGAAACATCCGAAGGTCACGCTCACGGAACTCAATATGCTGCGCCGCCACCGGGAGCTCTGCGATGTGGTCCTGAACGTGGGCGGACGGAAGATCTTCGCCCATCGGGTCATCCTGTCCGCCTGCAGCTCCTACTTCTGTGCCATGTTCACCGGCGAACTGGAGGAATCGCGCCAAACGGAGGTTACCATACGGGACATCGACGAGAACGCCATGGAGCTGCTCATTGATTTTTGCTACACCGCCCACATTATCGTCGAAGAGTCCAATGTCCAGACACTCCTGCCCGCCGCCTGTCTGCTGCAACTGGTTGAGATTCAGGACATATGCTGCGAGTTCCTCAAGCGGCAACTGGACCCCACCAACTGCCTGGGCATCCGCGCCTTTGCCGACACGCACTCCTGCCGGGAGCTCTTGCGGATCGCCGACAAGTTCACGCAGCACAACTTCCAGGAGGTGATGGAGAGCGAGGAGTTCCTGCTGTTGCCCGTCGGTCAGCTGGTGGACATCATCTGCAGCGACGAGCTGAACGTGCGCTCGGAAGAGCAGGTCTTTAACGCGGTCATGTCCTGGCTTAAGTACAATGTCGCCGAACGGCGGCAGCACCTGGCACAGGTGAGCAAGTAAACTAGTTTTGAGCTATTCAAAACACTTTCCACTGATTTGTAATACCTacatattagagccctgcatgaatggattcaatgaattattttgatttttttgttttatatgaatgaattaataagaattttgagttaaatagaattcaatttattagaaatttgagtttaatagaattgaatgaatgaatggcataatttccgaaataattcaaaggacaatttcttttgaagaagaaggcccataattttgtgattaaatctgcctgaattttatttactaaattttccactttttgttctcaaaagaaatcacaaagaaaatctggcaaattcataaaaattaatcattcatttattcaattcgaaatgaattagaaaaacattaaatttctTTCACATAGAACTGAATTAAAATAATctgaaatttcatggcatactatgataaaacaaaaattgaatgattcacgcagggctctactaAAAGTGTTATTGATTGAGtcccaaataaataataattaatattattgtgGCTTTCTTTCAGGTTCTCCAACATGTCCGTCTGCCGCTACTCTCTCCAAAGTTCCTGGTGGGCACGGTGGGCTCTGATCTCCTGGTGCGCAGCGACGAGGCCTGCCGGGATCTGGTGGACGAGGCCAAGAACTATCTGTTGCTTCCGCAGGAGCGACCGCTGATGCAGGGTCCGCGCACCAGACCTCGCAAACCCACTCGCCGAGGTGAAGTGCTGTTCGCCGTGGGCGGATGGTGTTCCGGCGATGCCATTGCTTCCGTGGAGCGCTTCGATCCGCAGACCAACGACTGGAAAATGGTCGCCCCGATGAGCAAACGACGCTGCGGAGTCGGCGTGGCCGTGTTGAATGATCTACTC
It contains:
- the dbo gene encoding kelch-like protein diablo isoform X2, translated to MGDLPGSGSTAQPRDAAVTGTGNSTAGGGSSVGSTAVDRPPSPARLSHTSEKHPKVTLTELNMLRRHRELCDVVLNVGGRKIFAHRVILSACSSYFCAMFTGELEESRQTEVTIRDIDENAMELLIDFCYTAHIIVEESNVQTLLPAACLLQLVEIQDICCEFLKRQLDPTNCLGIRAFADTHSCRELLRIADKFTQHNFQEVMESEEFLLLPVGQLVDIICSDELNVRSEEQVFNAVMSWLKYNVAERRQHLAQVLQHVRLPLLSPKFLVGTVGSDLLVRSDEACRDLVDEAKNYLLLPQERPLMQGPRTRPRKPTRRGEVLFAVGGWCSGDAIASVERFDPQTNDWKMVAPMSKRRCGVGVAVLNDLLYAVGGHDGQSYLNSIERYDPQTNQWSCDVAPTTSCRTSVGVAVLDGFLYAVGGQDGVQCLNHVERYDPKENKWSKVAPMTTRRLGVAVAVLGGFLYAIGGSDGQCPLNTVERYDPRHNKWVAVSPMSTRRKHLGCAVFNNYIYAVGGRDDCMELSSAERYNPLTNTWSPIVAMTSRRSGVGLAVVNGQLYAVGGFDGSAYLKTIEVYDPETNQWRLCGCMNYRRLGGGVGVMRAPQTENYMWIRKDSVV
- the dbo gene encoding kelch-like protein diablo isoform X1, coding for MGDLPGSGSTAQPRDAAVTGTGNSTAGGGSSVGSTAVDRPPSPARLSHTSEKHPKVTLTELNMLRRHRELCDVVLNVGGRKIFAHRVILSACSSYFCAMFTGELEESRQTEVTIRDIDENAMELLIDFCYTAHIIVEESNVQTLLPAACLLQLVEIQDICCEFLKRQLDPTNCLGIRAFADTHSCRELLRIADKFTQHNFQEVMESEEFLLLPVGQLVDIICSDELNVRSEEQVFNAVMSWLKYNVAERRQHLAQVLQHVRLPLLSPKFLVGTVGSDLLVRSDEACRDLVDEAKNYLLLPQERPLMQGPRTRPRKPTRRGEVLFAVGGWCSGDAIASVERFDPQTNDWKMVAPMSKRRCGVGVAVLNDLLYAVGGHDGQSYLNSIERYDPQTNQWSCDVAPTTSCRTSVGVAVLDGFLYAVGGQDGVQCLNHVERYDPKENKWSKVAPMTTRRLGVAVAVLGGFLYAIGGSDGQCPLNTVERYDPRHNKWVAVSPMSTRRKHLGCAVFNNYIYAVGGRDDCMELSSAERYNPLTNTWSPIVAMTSRRSGVGLAVVNGQLYAVGGFDGSAYLKTIEVYDPETNQWRLCGCMNYRRLGGGVGVMRAPQTENYMWCENSFKQQNP
- the dbo gene encoding kelch-like protein diablo isoform X3, producing the protein MGDLPGSGSTAQPRDAAVTGTGNSTAGGGSSVGSTAVDRPPSPARLSHTSEKHPKVTLTELNMLRRHRELCDVVLNVGGRKIFAHRVILSACSSYFCAMFTGELEESRQTEVTIRDIDENAMELLIDFCYTAHIIVEESNVQTLLPAACLLQLVEIQDICCEFLKRQLDPTNCLGIRAFADTHSCRELLRIADKFTQHNFQEVMESEEFLLLPVGQLVDIICSDELNVRSEEQVFNAVMSWLKYNVAERRQHLAQVLQHVRLPLLSPKFLVGTVGSDLLVRSDEACRDLVDEAKNYLLLPQERPLMQGPRTRPRKPTRRGEVLFAVGGWCSGDAIASVERFDPQTNDWKMVAPMSKRRCGVGVAVLNDLLYAVGGHDGQSYLNSIERYDPQTNQWSCDVAPTTSCRTSVGVAVLDGFLYAVGGQDGVQCLNHVERYDPKENKWSKVAPMTTRRLGVAVAVLGGFLYAIGGSDGQCPLNTVERYDPRHNKWVAVSPMSTRRKHLGCAVFNNYIYAVGGRDDCMELSSAERYNPLTNTWSPIVAMTSRRSGVGLAVVNGQLYAVGGFDGSAYLKTIEVYDPETNQWRLCGCMNYRRLGGGVGVMRAPQTENYM